Proteins encoded within one genomic window of Gadus chalcogrammus isolate NIFS_2021 chromosome 6, NIFS_Gcha_1.0, whole genome shotgun sequence:
- the zgc:153896 gene encoding ectonucleotide pyrophosphatase/phosphodiesterase family member 7, which translates to MLSHLLLLIATAAIVAGSPAASRAKTHNKLLMISFDGFRWDYDQDVDTPNFDQLVRDGVKAKYISPPAITMTSPSHFTTVTGRWIEGHGVVHNMMYNATTNQKIPHKVAMTRSEWWDNGALPLWITAQNQGLKAASFYYPGGGVTYRGQPVDRALVEVANRPDDNETEWRENIDKVMGWFSQEDFDFVTLYYGEPDNVGHAKGPDHPKRKEIIRQIDRTVGYLRTAIARHGLNDSLNVIITSDHGMTTVKKRPEVDEIVLNKYLNLLKLTSFEILDYGGYGIVTPRPGRDQEVYDLLSLAPNLTVYKKEELPESFHLRLSERITPIVVVADLGFNLNSRFIVYVNKGDHGFHNGEMDMKMIFRAFGPEFKRNFVAEPFDSIHIYPLMCRLLRIQSEPNNGSLLFTEDMLLQGVPGAVGVRSQSGLAILASLALYLLTVC; encoded by the exons ATGCTGtcccacctgctgctgctgatcgCGACCGCGGCCATCGTCGCGGGGAGCCCCGCGGCGAGCCGGGCGAAGACCCACAACAAGCTGCTGATGATCTCCTTCGACGGGTTCCGCTGGGACTACGACCAGGACGTGGACACGCCGAACTTCGACCAGCTGGTGCGGGATGGCGTGAAGGCCAAGTACATCTCCCCTCCCGCGATCACCATGACCTCCCCGTCCCACTTCACCACCGTCACCG GCCGTTGGATAGAGGGCCACGGCGTGGTCCACAACATGATGTACAACGCCACCACCAACCAGAAGATCCCCCACAAGGTCGCCATGACCCGGTCTGAGTGGTGGGACAACGGAGCCCTACCCCTATGGATCACAGCCCAGAACCAG GGCCTGAAGGCGGCTTCCTTCTACTACCCGGGGGGCGGAGTCACATACCGAGGGCAGCCGGTGGACCGGGCGCTGGTGGAGGTGGCGAACCGGCCCGACGACAACGAGACGGAGTGGCGGGAGAACATTGACAAGGTGATGGGCTGGTTCTCCCAGGAGGACTTTGACTTCGTGACGCTGTACTACGGAGAGCCCGACAACGTCGGCCACGCCAAGGGCCCTGACCACCCCAAGAGGAAGGAGATCATCCGGCAGATCGACCGCACCGTGGGCTACCTGCGCACCGCCATCGCCCGCCACGGCCTGAACGACAGCCTCAACGTCATCATCACCTCTGACCACGGCATGACCACGGTGAAGAAGCGGCCGGAGGTGGACGAGATCGTCCTCAACAAGTACCTCAACCTTCTGAAGCTCACCAGCTTCGAGATCCTGGACTACGGCGGCTACGGCATCGTGACGCCGCGGCCCGGCCGCGACCAGGAGGTGTACGACCTGCTGTCCCTGGCGCCCAACCTCACAGTCTACAAGAAGGAGGAGCTGCCCGAGAGCTTCCACCTCCGGCTGAGCGAGCGCATCACGCCCATCGTGGTGGTGGCTGACCTCGGCTTCAACCTCAACTCG AGGTTCATCGTCTACGTGAACAAAGGCGACCACGGCTTCCACAACGGTGAGATGGACATGAAGATGATCTTCAGGGCCTTCGGACCTGAGTTCAAGAGGAACTTTGTGGCTGAGCCGTTCGACAGCATCCACATCTACCCCCTGATGTGCCGCCTGCTCAGGATCCAATCAGAGCCCAACAACGGCTCGCTGCTGTTCACTGAGGACATGCTGCTCCAGGGGG tcccAGGTGCAGTCGGGGTTCGCAGCCAATCAGGTCTCGCTATCCTCGCGTCGCTGGCCCTTTACCTTCTCACCGTCTGCTAG
- the LOC130384222 gene encoding zinc finger protein 235-like produces the protein MAGSAGRRKRVLEPGAGEGAEDQQDCGVLLFSDRPERGPVQPDETAAVLRKRSPRLRDLSRTLASESIFCCSLCYKAFISSSSLEAHHKASHKTFSFSSSSSSLETNHKASSSSSSSSLETNHKGSSSSSLEANHKASSSSSSSSSSSSSSSLKAPLLGARPTQRPHPCTVCSRSFRRPCLLREHLKSHGPGRTGPPGHGSTQEPVSQPDASEPRDLSTKPSAGNRGDPAGRPEDEEDKAADRGEEDVGGLINSDGEEEYWKSPSRTAQKERDVRAAAAAAAAERAGPKPRHGCPVCGRDCLKASALQKHLRVHSGERPFQCPVCRKSFVQHVHMTEHLRIHTGERPYTCPLCGRSFTFSSALRRHQRLHADTRPFQCAVCHKSFKQRSSLKGHQLVHTGVRFPCPVCSKSFSRPLELNYHVGTHSSARPYYCHTCQKNLSGARVYRKHLKRHQGEPGGECE, from the exons ATG GCGGGGTCGGCTGGTCGCAGGAAGAGAGTGCTGGAGCCGGGGGCCGGAGAGGGGGCTGAGGACCAGCAGGACTGTGGTGTCCTGTTGTTCTCTGACCGACCGGAGCGGGGTCCTGTTCAGCCTG ATGAGACGGCGGCCGTCCTGAGGAAGCGCTCGCCCCGGCTCCGGGACCTCTCCAGGACCCTCGCCAGTGAGAGCATCTTCTGCTGCTCCCTGTGCTACAaggccttcatctcctcctccagcctggaGGCTCATCACAAGGCCAGCCACAAGAccttctcattctcctcctcctcctccagcctggaGACCAACCAcaaggcctcctcctcctcctcctcctccagcctggaGACCAACCACaagggctcctcctcctccagcctggaGGCCAACCACaaggcctcttcctcctcctcctcctcctcctcctcctcctcctcctccagcttgaAGGCCCCCCTCCTGGGGGCCCGCCCCACCCAGAGACCCCACCCCTGCACCGTCTGCTCCAGGAGCTTCCGCCGGCCGTGCCTGCTACGGGAGCACCTGAAGAGCCACGGCCCGGGCCGGACCGGCCCGCCGGGACACGGCAGCACTCAG GAACCAGTCAGCCAACCAGACGCCTCAGAACCCCGTGACCTCAGCACCAAGCCGTCTGCTGGTAACCGCGGTGACCCCGCCGGCCGCCCAGAGGACGAAGAGGACAAGGCGGCGGATCGCGGCGAGGAAGACGTCGGCGGTTTGATCAACTCCGACGGCGAGGAGGAGTACTGGAAGTCTCCGTCCAGAACCG CCCAGAAGGAGCGGGACgtgcgggcggcggcggcggcggcggcggcggagcggGCCGGTCCCAAGCCCCGCCACGGCTGCCCGGTGTGCGGGCGGGACTGCCTCAAGGCCTCAGCGCTGCAGAAGCACCTGCGCGTCCACTCCGGCGAGCGGCCCTTCCAGTGCCCCGTGTGCCGCAAGAGCTTCGTCCAGCACGTGCACATGACGGAGCACCTGCGCATCCACACGGGCGAGAGGCCCTACACCTGCCCGCTGTGTGGGCGGAGCTTCACCTTCTCCAGCGCCCTGCGCCGCCACCAGCGGCTGCACGCCGACACCCGGCCCTTCCAGTGCGCCGTCTGCCACAAGAGCTTCAAGCAGCGGAGCTCGCTGAAGGGCCACCAGCTGGTGCACACGGGCGTGCGCTTCCCCTGCCCCGTCTGCAGCAAGAGCTTCAGCCGGCCGCTGGAGCTCAACTACCACGTGGGGACGCACTCCTCGGCGCGGCCCTACTACTGCCACACCTGCCAGAAGAACCTGAGCGGGGCCCGCGTGTACCGCAAGCACCTGAAGAGGCACCagggggagccgggggggg AATGTGAGTAA
- the mrps12 gene encoding 28S ribosomal protein S12, mitochondrial-like, which produces MASWSLRPMLSSLLQASWSAPSWTPLLSRTMAAAPTWTAPLLSRAMATLNQMHRKGKPSPPPKTLGATFGRPQLKAVILKTMIRKPKKPNSANRKCARVRLSNGKEAVVFIPGEGHNLQEHNVVLVQGGRTQDLPGVKLTVVRGKYDCAHVVKKKQ; this is translated from the exons ATGGCGTCGTGGAGTCTGAGGCCGATGCTGTCGTCGTTATTACAAG CGTCCTGGTCGGCGCCCTCATGGACCCCCCTGCTGTCCCGGACCATGGCCGCCGCCCCCACCTGGACCGCCCCCCTGCTGTCCCGGGCCATGGCCACCCTCAACCAGATGCACCGTAAGGGGaagccctcccccccgcccaagACGCTGGGGGCCACGTTCGGCCGGCCGCAGCTGAAGGCGGTCATCCTGAAGACCATGATCCGCAAGCCCAAGAAGCCCAACTCGGCCAACAGGAAGTGCGCCCGCGTGCGTCTGTCCAACGGGAAGGAGGCGGTGGTCTTCATCCCTGGGGAGGGGCACAACCTCCAGGAGCACAACGTGGTGCTGGTGCAGGGGGGGCGCACCCAGGACCTGCCGGGGGTCAAGCTGACCGTGGTGCGCGGGAAGTACGACTGCGCCCACGTGGTCAAGAAGAAGCAGTAG